A window of Vigna unguiculata cultivar IT97K-499-35 chromosome 4, ASM411807v1, whole genome shotgun sequence contains these coding sequences:
- the LOC114182145 gene encoding 40S ribosomal protein S3-1-like, with protein sequence MATQMSKKRKFVADGVFFAELNEVLTRELAEDGYSGVEVRVTPMRTEIIIRATRTQAVLGEKGRRIRELTSVVQKRFKFPENSVELYAEKVNNRGLCAIAQAESLRYKLLGGLAVRRACYGVLRFVMESGAKGCEVIVSGKLRAQRAKSMKFKDGYMISSGQPVKDYIDSAVRHVLLRQGVLGIKVKIMLDWDPKGKQGPKTPLPDIVTIHTPKEEEEYSHPAIATAPVLANDIEVPVA encoded by the exons ATGGCAACTCAAATGAGTAAGAAGAGAAAG TTTGTTGCGGACGGAGTGTTTTTCGCGGAACTGAATGAGGTTCTGACACGTGAATTGGCGGAGGATGGTTATTCCGGTGTGGAGGTTAGGGTTACGCCTATGCGTACCGAGATCATCATCAGAGCCACCAGAACCCAAGCCGTTCTCG GTGAGAAGGGAAGGAGAATCAGGGAACTGACCTCAGTGGTGCAGAAGAGGTTCAAGTTTCCTGAGAACAGTGTTGAACTTTATGCGGAAAAGGTGAACAACAGAGGTCTATGTGCCATTGCTCAGGCTGAGTCTCTTCGCTACAAGCTCCTCGGTGGTCTTGCTGTTCGCAG GGCTTGCTATGGTGTTTTAAGATTTGTGATGGAAAGCGGTGCCAAGGGATGCGAG GTCATTGTTAGTGGAAAACTGAGAGCTCAGAGAGCCAAATCCATGAAATTCAAGGATGGGTACATGATTTCTTCTGGACAACCAGTCAAGGATTACATCGACTCTGCAGTCAGACATGTGCTCCTTAGACAG GGTGTTCTTGGCATAAAGGTTAAGATCATGCTTGATTGGGATCCTAAAGGGAAACAAGGTCCTAAAACTCCCCTCCCAGATATTGTCACAATCCACACTCCCAAGGAGGAGGAAGAATACAGCCACCCTGCTATTGCTACTGCTCCTGTTTTGGCCAATGATATTGAGGTTCCTGTTGCTTAA
- the LOC114182334 gene encoding 40S ribosomal protein S3-3-like, whose translation MATQMSKKRKFVADGVFFAELNEVLTRELAEDGYSGVEVRVTPMRTEIIIRATRTQAVLGEKGRRIRELTSVVQKRFKFPENSVELYAEKVNNRGLCAIAQAESLRYKLLGGLAVRRACYGVLRFVMESGAKGCEVIVSGKLRAQRAKSMKFKDGYMISSGQPVKDYIDSAVRHVLLRQGVLGIKVKIMLDWDPKGKQGPKTPLPDIVTIHTPKEEEEYARPASVLATADIEVPVA comes from the exons ATGGCGACTCAGATGAGTAAGAAGCGAAAG TTTGTTGCGGACGGAGTGTTCTTCGCCGAACTGAACGAGGTTTTGACACGTGAGTTGGCGGAGGATGGTTACTCCGGCGTGGAGGTTAGGGTTACGCCTATGCGAACCGAAATCATCATCAGAGCCACCAGAACCCAAGCCGTTCTCG GTGAGAAGGGAAGAAGAATTAGGGAACTGACTTCAGTGGTGCAGAAGAGGTTCAAGTTTCCTGAGAACAGTGTTGAGCTTTATGCTGAAAAGGTGAACAACAGAGGTCTATGTGCCATTGCTCAGGCTGAGTCTCTTCGTTACAAGCTCCTTGGTGGTCTTGCTGTTCGCAG GGCTTGCTATGGTGTTTTGAGATTTGTGATGGAAAGTGGTGCCAAGGGATGCGAG GTAATTGTCAGTGGGAAACTAAGAGCTCAGAGAGCCAAGTCCATGAAATTCAAGGATGGGTACATGATTTCTTCTGGACAGCCAGTGAAGGATTACATTGATTCTGCAGTGAGACATGTTCTCCTAAGACAg GGTGTTCTTGGTATAAAGGTTAAGATCATGCTTGATTGGGATCCTAAAGGAAAACAGGGTCCTAAGACTCCCCTCCCAGATATTGTCACAATCCACACTCCAAAGGAGGAGGAAGAATATGCCCGGCCTGCTTCTGTGTTGGCAACAGCTGATATTGAGGTCCCTGTTGcttga